GGATTGAGGATAATACGATATTCCTTTTTAGCACAGATCACGGTGATGCCACGGGCAGTCACAAGCATTTTGAAAAATCGGGTACTATGTATGATGAGGTATTTCGGATTCCGCTGCTGATGAAAGTGCCGGGAGGCGTGAGTCGCAATGTATCGCAATTTGTTCGGCTGATGGATTTGATGCCGACATTTGTCGAATGGGGTGGTGGGAAATTGCCCGAGGGATTGGATGCGAGGAGTTTGGTACCGCTTGTGAATGGCGATGATCCCGCCGATTGGGCAGATAGTGTGTATTGCGAAAGTCACGGTGAGGTGTGGGGATATAGCTCGCAGCGAATGGTGCGTACGGAGAAATGGAAATACGTTTATACACCTCACGATCTGGATGAATTATACGATCTCGAAACCGATCCCGCGGAGATGAATAATCGGATTGATGACCCGATGTGCGCCGATGTGTTAGAGAATATGAAAGGGCGTTTGTTGGGATGGAATGACGCGACCAATGATATGTTCCAATGGCATTGGGTGAGATTCAATTTCCCCGAGCCAATTGCGCCGTAAATAGCGAAATCGATGATTCTTGTTGATCTATACTGCGTATTGCTTCACTGCCTCGGGGTCCAGTTCCAGGCCCAGACCGGGTTTGTCGGGATTGGGCGACCAGACGCCATTGACCGGCTCGGAAAATTCTGTGTAGGTTATCCGGTCGGCTTCTTCCACCATGCCGAGGTATTCCACAATTCGCAGATTTGGGGTCGCGCAAGATAGGTGCAGGTGGATGAGCTGGTAGGCATGTGGCGCAACGGGCAGGTTGAAGGCGTGGGCGAGGTGTGCCACTTTCATCCATTCGGTGATGCCGCCGACTCGGCCTACATCGGGTTGGACGATATCTGCTCCGCCCCGGGCGATGAGGTCTTTAAAGCCGTATTTGGTGTACTCGTGTTCGCCAGTTGCGATGGGAATCGTGGTGGCACGAGCAATGGCGGCCAGGCCTTCGATGTCATCAGCCAGCACGGGTTCTTCAAACCAGCCGATGTTGTATTCCTCAAACGCCTGAGCCATGCGAATGGCTTGTTTGGCGTAGTACCCATTATTTGCGTCGATGAGAATCTCTATGTCATCGCCCAGTGCTTTCCGCACCGCAGATAGTCGCGCCACATCTTCACCCTCACTTTGACCAAAATCTTTGCCGACCTTCATTTTCACGGACTTCATGCCGCGTTCTACATAGCTGGCCTGTTCGGCAATTAATTCATCTACGCTGAAGTGGGTCCAACCGCCGCTACCGTAAACTGGGACGGTGTCCGTATAAGGGCCGAGCAGTTTGTAGAGAGGGGTTTGATAATACTTGGCTTTCAAGTCCCACAGGGCAATATCGACTGCTGAAAGGGCGCAAAAGGCCAGGCCTTTGCGGCCCACACCGCGTATGCGCCAGAACATGTCGTCCCACAATTGTTCGATGTTGAGTGGGTCCTGACCCACCAGAATGGGTTTGAACGACCCTTCGATGATCTCGCGGGCGGCCCGTGCGCCCCCTCCGGTGCCCAACCCTTCCAATCCCTCATCGGTGACGATGTGGACAAAGCACTGTGTTCTGCCCTGTTCAAGGTGACGAATGGTGGCGTCCTGGATGCCTGATAGATGAGGCATCGACAGAACGGTTGTTTTTACATCTGTAATTTGCACGGTGATGTTCTCCTGAGGGGTGTTATGATATTATGATCTGCTGCGTCTATTTAGACCAGAAGATGTCAACCTGTGTTCCCCAAGACTCTGGAAAGGTTGGGGGACGATCCGGTTCAGAGTGGATCTGAAGAATGCCCTTGACAGAGGAGTCTGCTTTTCAAATCATATCTAAAAAAGATGAGGATAATATAGATTGATAAATTTACCGATTTAGCTTTGGGGGCAAGATACAGAGACAAGCGATTTTGGAAAGCTGCAAAACTACGGAGGATGTTATGTCTGTATCTGAAATAATCGAATCTCATGTTGAGCAAATGAAAGCAGAGGGCTGGTGTTTGGTCGAAGGGGTGATTCCTGAGGATCAGGTCGATTCTCTTTGTGATCATGTGCAGGAGGGTCATAAAAATGGGCTGAAGTATTATGAAGAGATCGGTGGTTCACTTGTGTTTCAATCTGACGCAGAGGGCAAACCTCATAGAAATGCAGTTTCGTTTATTCCCGGTCTTGCAGCTTATTTTGGCGATGAACGCGTGGTGGGCATTGCAAAGGCACTGTTGGATCCGCATCACATACGTATTGCACAGACGGAGTTTAAGACACGGCAACCCGGTGAGCGAAAGATGGATCACCGGGGGTGGCATTCAGATTTTCCACACGATTTGACAGACCGAGAACGGGCAGGTGCTTTTATAATGCCGTTTCCCAATGTGGTGGCAGGGATTACGGCATTATGGATGTTGTCGGATTTTTCACCAGAGAATGGTGGCACCTGGGTGGTGCCTCGCAGTCATCGGGATTTGCGGAATCCGCGGAGTCACTTGGACCCGCGCAATCCGCCAGAAGTGCACGATGATATTCCGATCAAGCAATCGATCCCGGGCGAGATTCAGCTGGAAGGAAAAGCAGGGAGTGTCGTGATGATCGATAGTCGAATCTGGCATACGGCGGGAAATAATCCGAGCGATGAACCGCGAGTGACGATGCTGACGCGGTATTCGCCATGGTGGATGAATCTGGAATTTGGGGGGCGTAATCAGGCAATGGTGCCGAGGGAGATTTATGAAAGGTTTCCTGAGGAAGTAAAGTTGCTGTATAAGCATCGGGTTGAGGGGGAGGCGAATCCTATTCAGCGATATTAATCCCCAGCCACTCACAACGTGCGATTCCAGGTGTATCACATGATGCGATGCGCAAGCGAGACAACGGATCTGCACTGGTCCTTAAACCACGGCAGAAAGGGGCAATCCCCATATTTTGCACAACCACAGATGCAAAAAGAAAGGTTTATCAGATGAGTAAGTCGATAGATGATGATCTCAAAGAACGTCCGAATATTCTGATTATTTTTACCGATGATCAGGGATATGCGGATCTGGGCTGTTTTGGAAACAAAAAGAACAAGACACCGCGACTGGATCAACTGGCGAAAGAGGGCACGCGCTTCACCAGCTTTTACGCCCAGCCGGTGTGCGGTCCGTCGCGGTCGGCATTGCTCACTGGTCGCTATCCGGTCCGCAGTAAGGGCTGGGGGATGCCCGCCAGTGAGATTACTTTTGCCGAGCTGATGAAACCCGCAGGATACCAGACAGCCTGCGTCGGTAAGTGGGATGTCTCGAACAGGAAGGAAATTATCGAGCGCATGCCGAACGCGCAGGGGTTTGATTATTATTACGGTACTCTTGGCGCAAACGACAACGGATATATAAAGTTTCACGAGAATAACAAAGCGGTTGGTGAAACTGAAGACATGAGCTGTACGATTCGCCTGTACACCGATAAAGCGATTGATTTTCTGGAGAATTTCCGAGATCCGAACAAGCCGTTTGTGCTCTATCTGGCGCATACGATGTTGCACACAATCATCGATGCATCTCCTGAGTTTAAGGGAAAATCGGCTGGCGGGCTATATGGGGATGTGGTTGAAGAGTTAGACCATGAGACCGGACGTTTGCTCGACAAGCTGGACACACTGGGGCTGCGCGACAACACACTGGTGATCTATACTACGGATAACGGACCGTGGTGCCAATCAAAGTACTATGAAAACAAGAAAGGCCACCCAGAGGGTTCCATCTTTTGGGGCGATCCCGGGCCGTTGCGCGCCGGTAAGGGATCAGCTTATGAAGCTGGATCTCGTGTGCCCTGTATTGTCCGTTGGCCGGGTAAAGTCCCGGCTGGGCGCACCTCGGATGCGCTCTGGGCCACGATTGATTTAATGCCGACTTTTACCGCACTATCAGGTACCAAACCACCGATGGATCGCGTGATTGACGGCATTGATCAGACCGCATTGCTTTTGGGGCAAGCCGAAGAAGGCCGAGAAACCTTTATCTATGATCAAGTGGGAGAAGGCGATGCCAATATGGGCGTCGGTATTAGAAAGGAAAATTGGAAGTTGCTGCTTCCTGGGCGAAAACCAGAACAAGACCATCGATTTCTGATGGATTTTGGAACAAATGGGCTGGAGTTATACGATCTGGATCGCGACATTGGCGAAAAGAACAATGTCGCAGACGATCATCCTGAAGTTGTGAAAGAACTCCGTGAAACCTTAGACAGTTTTAAAAAAGGTGCAAAGGAATGATGGAAAGGTCGTTTCTGACATACCTGTTTCTTGTCATACCAACCTGCTTGGAGTGAACCATGTCAAAAAAGAGTCCGAACATCATCCTCATAAATTGCGATGATTTAGGATACGCCGATATCGGCTGTTATGGATCAACGCTCAACAAAACACCAGCACTCGACCGGTTGGCCGAACAAGGCATACGGTTCACCGATTTCTACGCTGCCGCTCCAGTATGCACCCCTTCCAGAGCTGCAATGCTGGCTGGGGCATACCCTCGAAGGCTCAACATGCATGCTTTCGACGTTCGAAAAATCGATGGTTCAGGAGAGGTCATCGAAAAACGTGGGGTGTTGTTTCCTGGGCAGGCAGAGGGGTTGAACCCCCAGGAGAAGACGATTGCGTCGGTGTTGAAGGGAGGTGGGTACACAACAAAAGTCATCGGAAAGTGGCATGTGGGCGATCAACCTGAGTTTTTACCTGCTCATTATGGTTTCGATTCCTGGTTTGGGATACCGTATAGCAACGACATGGGGCTTCAAACTCGGAGGCCCGGAGTCGCGTGGGCAGAACATATTGAGGTTCCTCTTCCGCTCATGCGAGATAGCGTGGTGGTACAGGAACAGCCCGATCAGACCTCCATTACGGAACGATATACCGAGGAGGCCGTGACGTTTATCAGAGAGAACGCTGGTCGGCCGTTTTTTCTCTATTTCGCGCATACCTATGTACACAACCCATTGTTCGTACCGGAAGTCTTCGAAAAACAATCTGAGAACGGCGTCCTCGGTGCAGCAGTCGCGCATATCGACTGGAGTTTGGCGATGCTCGAATACGAGCTTGAACGGTGCGGATTGACGGACGATACACTCATTATCTTTGTATCCGATAATGGTGGCGCAAGCAAGAGCGTTAATACACCCTTGCGTGGATTCAAGGGATCGACCTGGGAAGGAGGGCAGCGGGTGAACTGCATTATGAAATGGCCTGCACGTATCCCTGCAGGCACCATCTGTAACGAGATCAGCACTATGATGGATTTCCTGCCGACATTCGCTGACATCACTGGAGCCGATATTGAAGATGGCGTCATTCGAGATGGTCATACGATGCTGGGGCTCATGACGCAGGAAGCTGGCGCATCATCTGGATACAAAGAATTTCTGTACTTCAAGGAGGGCAATCTTGATGCGATACGGAGTGGCGACTATAAGCTGCATCTCCATCTCAAAGAGTTGTACGATTTGGATGCCGACATTGGGGAGACGGATAATAAGTACGACGAAGTTCCTGACGTGGTTCAGAAGCTCGAAGATGCAGCGGAATTAGCCCGCGTGGATTTGGGAGACGACATCACGGGCGTTACCGGTGCGAACCAACGTCCCTGTGGTCGGGTGGAAAATCCTAAGCCACTCACGACGTACGATCCCAACCATCCCTATATCGTCGCGTTGTATGATATGTCGGAATAGAGAAAGAATAGAATTTGGGCGAGTAAATTCGTGACAGTTAGGATACCCTTGTAGATGGTACAACCGCCAGGGAGGAGTAGCACATGAGTGAGTTTTATATCCCCGAAGATGCAGAGGCGCAGTTTGAAGAGCGCGGTTATTTTGTGGTTCGAAATCTGATTTCAGCCCAAGCAGTTGAGGCCGTGCGAAGTGAACTTGAACGGGTCATCGCAGAAAAGCCGGAAGGATTCAGATTGACCACTGATCGCGCAGATGACACAGGTGTTGACGGTGATGCGGCGGTATGGGCTGTGGGCGATCGGGACCTTCATAGCCGGGTGCTTTGGGAGGAGTGGTTGACAGCAGAGAATGTGATTGCAATGAACCAACGCTTTCTGGGTGAGAATGTTCGCGTGCAAGGCACGCGTTTTTTTACGAAGCAGGCTCGAATCGGCGAATCGGTTCCCTGGCACCAGGACATTTGGTTGTGGGAGCGCGATGCCTCGCGTGGCATCAGGCTACACAAGCGCGAACATTTTAATTGTTGGGTGGCTCTGGAGACTGTCGATCTGGAGAATGGGTGTTTACATGTGATGCCAGGCGCCCACAAAGGCGACGTGATCGAACACGTGCAGTATGATGGGTTGCACCCAGAGATTCCGCGTGAGCTTTTAAAGGATAAGACGCCTGAACCTGTGCCCTTGGGACCGGGCGATGCGGTGGTCTGGCATGCGCATATGTGGCATATGAGTCCCCCAAATCCGAGCGATCGCACGCGATGGGGCGGTGTCATGATCACATTTCGCGATGAGATGGCTGAAAAGGCGAATCAGGCCGATCGGGGAATGCTCATCCGCAATGGGATGGCGTGTTCTTATCCAGGACCGATTCGTTGAGCCACATCTCCAGTTTTTCATTTTCAACCAGAGAACCAAATATGGCCGAACAAGAAGATTATACATCTGCCATAGCTTTTTTTAATCCTTAAACCAGTGAGTTGATTATGTCAAAACACTTAAATTTAGATGAGCGGCTGCGCGTCCCTTACTCCATCGGCACGGGCATTCCCAAAGGGGGCGATGCAGAGATTGAGGGATATGTGCAATCGCTGCGAACCCAGGGGTTCTGCGTCATCGAGCGGGTGATTCCCAAAGATCAGATCGACGCGGTGCGCGAGAGTGTGCACCGGGGTCGCGAGCTGTTGCAACAGGACCGCGAGGCGGAGCGCCGCAAGCGCATAGAGATAGAGCGTCAGAGAGACCCCGATGCCGAGATCGACGACAGCCCTGAGCGCTTCGAAAGATGGCGCGAGGACCCGGTGCGGCCACCTATGGCACCGCACGCCGAACTGTGCGATATCGCGCGGTGCGAGACCTTCGCCGAGTACCTCGCGGAGCCTCGCGTACTGCGGGTTGCCAGAGCCATGCTCGATACGCACATTCGTATTTTGCAGACGGAGGTCAACAAGTCGTCGCGACCGGCTAAGAAACCGCTATCCGAGCAGCAGCTTAAGCACCGCGGTTGGCATTCTGACTGGCCACACGATCTGAGCGCGTATGGGCCAAACAGCGAGCATCCCTGGAAGCACTGCGGCGCAGTCACCCAGCCCTTCCCCGACGTCTGCATGGCACTATCCACGGTCTGGTACCTCGGTCCGGAAGACGTTACCCCGTTCAACGGCGGCACGTGGATCGTGCCGGGGTCGCACAAAGACCCGCGTAACCCGCGAGGTCCCGACGACGGCATCGACGCGCGTGCGTCAATTCCAGGAGAATTCCAGGTCTCTGCCCCGGCGGGCTCGGTTTTTATGCAGGACACAAGGAGCTGGCACTCGACCGGGCTTAACCAGAGCGAACACGAGCGCACGGCGGTGGTGTGCCGATATGCGCCATGGTGGCTGTCTGGGAATGAGTTTGGCAACTTGCACTCGGGCGGCCACACACTAAGGACCTACGTGCCGCGAGAGGTTTTCGCCAGGTTCTCCCCGGAGCTGAAGCTGCTGTATCGGCACCTCGCCGAGGGCGAGGAGGATGTGCTACAGCCAGAGAACCAACACAAGGCGTTGCGCGCCAGGTTTGTGGATCAACCGGAACTGCGCCATCCAGACCGCATCGGCGACAATAGCCACATCGTCGCCGGGGACATGAGCGTTGAGGAATGGGAACGCAGCCGGGGCGAGTCTGCCAGATGACAGAACCATAGAATCATGATCTATGTGATATCTTTGAGAAAGGTGTGATAGGTATGTCAGAGCGAATTCTGACGCAGGAGCAGATCGATATTTTTCATCGCGATGGGTTTGTTGTGGTGCGGCACCTGATTCATGAAGAGATGGTTGCTGGACTGGCACGAGATTATGATCGGGCGACTCGTGATGAGTTTGATGTGCCGGCCTGGAAGGACCGCATTGCACCGGGTAAGACGCTGCAACTTGGCAATCCTTCATTGAGGATACCTGGGTGGGAAGGTCATGAATATCGACAGCGCATTGTGCAGATAGGAAAGGAGTTGCTGGGTGAGGATATTGACTATCGGTACGATCAGTTAATTTACAAACCACCTCACTCTCAGGTGGAATTATTGTGGCACCAGGATGCGGGATATGGTTGGCCGGGTGAAGCGAACCATCGGGCGCTGACGTGCTGGCTGGCTTTGTCTAAGGCGACAAAGGAAATGGGGTCTTTACAGTTTATTCCCGGCAGTCACTTGAATGGGATTGCAGAACACATCAGTGCGAAACACAAAAATCCGATTAACAATGCACTGGAAGTGATTGTGGACGAAAGCCAGGCCGTGGTGGTAGAGTATGAACCGGGTGATGCAACCTTTCACCACGGACGGACCCTGCACTATACGAGTGGGAATACAACAGGTGAACCCAGGCGTGGGGTGTCGACGCATTTGTGGCCCCCCGTAGAAAAGTAATGAAAGAACCGTTTCCGGGAGCTTTACTCGTGGAAGAGAATAGACCAAACGTAATTATTCTTCTCACCGATGATCAAGGCTACGGTGACTTGTCCTGCCATGGCAATCCGGAACTTCAAACGCCATCTATGGACAAGCTACGTCAAGAAAGTGTCCGCCTGGACAACTTCCATGTGGCGCCGATCTGTACGCCTACGCGCAGTCAGTTGCTTACGGGATGTGATGCTTTGCGCAACGGTGCATACTCCTGGGCTTATGGGCATGAGTGCATTTTTCCTGAGATCCCAACGATGGCCGACATTTTCAGGGATAGTGGTTATCGGACCGGGCATTTTGGAAAATGGCATCTCGGCGACAATTATCCCTTTCGTCCGTATGATCGCGGTTTTGATGCGTCGATCCACCACAAAGGTGCGGCCATTACGCAGACGCCGGATTACTGGAACAACGACTATTTCGATGATCACTATTGGGATAAAGACGAGGTGAGACAATTTAAGGGGTATTGCACCGATGTGTGGTTTCGTGAAGCCATTGCCTTTATAGAGGAATGCCGCGAGGCTTCGGCGCCATTCTTTCTCTACCTTCCTACAAATTGTCCTCATGGTCCTCACTATGTTCCCGACCAATACCGTGAACCGTATCGGCATTTGGGACATAAACTGTCCAGCTTTTTTGGTATGATTGCCAATATAGATGAGAATATCACTCGGCTAGACGAGTTCCTGGAAGAAAATGAACTGAAAGAGAATACGATCTTGATGTTCATGACCGACAATGGCGGTACGGCAGGTGTGGAATACTACAATGCAGGTATGCGGGGCAGCAAGGGCACGCTTTTCGAAGGCGGTCATCGCGTCCCGAGTTTTATCCGCTGGCCAAAGAGGAACCTCAATCATGGCCAGGATCTAAAGCAAGTGACCCAAGTTCAAGATATTCTGCCCACATTAATGGCACTGTGTAGACTCGATGCACCCGAAGGTTTTTACTGCGATGGCGTGGACTTGACCTCGATCCTTCTCGGCGGTGAGAGCGAAACACTCAACGAACGGAAACTTGTGGTCCAGTTCACCAGGCGTCCGCCCGTGCCGCAAAAACATGATGCGTGTGTTATCTGGCAGAATTGGAGACTTATTTCCGGGAAGGAGTTGTACGATATCGGGAACGACTCCGCCCAGGAGAATGACATTTCGGATGAATTTCCTGAAATAGTGGCTGAGCTAAAGAGACACTATGAAGCATGGTGGCAAGGTATTGAACCGAGTATCCAGCGAGTGAACGCGTTTCCTGTGGGTGGTGAGAATACGCAAGTTGTCGATTTGTGTCTCTTTGACTGGGATGATTACGAAGGTGAGGTAAATAATACGCCTCAGCGTTCTGTTCGCCAGGGAGCTCGCATCATGGGCGATTGGCACATTGAGATCGAGAAAGCAGGTGAGTACACCTTTGAGATGCGTCGCTGGCCGCCTGAAGCAGAGACCGCCATCGCAGGCGGATTGGATGAATACCGAGCGGAAGATGACATCTTTCCAGAAGGTATAAGCTTGCCGATAACGAAGGCAATACTCGCCGTGGAGGGACAGAATAGAGAGATAGCCGTCGGGCAGAACGACGCAACTGTAAGTGCTACTTTGAGCCTGGAAAAGGGCAAAACGACTATACGCTCTGTTTTTTGTGATAAGGACGATGAGGTGCTATGTGGGGTCTATTATCTAAGGGTCTGTTGTT
The Gemmatimonadota bacterium DNA segment above includes these coding regions:
- a CDS encoding arylsulfatase, whose translation is MKEPFPGALLVEENRPNVIILLTDDQGYGDLSCHGNPELQTPSMDKLRQESVRLDNFHVAPICTPTRSQLLTGCDALRNGAYSWAYGHECIFPEIPTMADIFRDSGYRTGHFGKWHLGDNYPFRPYDRGFDASIHHKGAAITQTPDYWNNDYFDDHYWDKDEVRQFKGYCTDVWFREAIAFIEECREASAPFFLYLPTNCPHGPHYVPDQYREPYRHLGHKLSSFFGMIANIDENITRLDEFLEENELKENTILMFMTDNGGTAGVEYYNAGMRGSKGTLFEGGHRVPSFIRWPKRNLNHGQDLKQVTQVQDILPTLMALCRLDAPEGFYCDGVDLTSILLGGESETLNERKLVVQFTRRPPVPQKHDACVIWQNWRLISGKELYDIGNDSAQENDISDEFPEIVAELKRHYEAWWQGIEPSIQRVNAFPVGGENTQVVDLCLFDWDDYEGEVNNTPQRSVRQGARIMGDWHIEIEKAGEYTFEMRRWPPEAETAIAGGLDEYRAEDDIFPEGISLPITKAILAVEGQNREIAVGQNDATVSATLSLEKGKTTIRSVFCDKDDEVLCGVYYLRVCC
- a CDS encoding phytanoyl-CoA dioxygenase family protein, with amino-acid sequence MSEFYIPEDAEAQFEERGYFVVRNLISAQAVEAVRSELERVIAEKPEGFRLTTDRADDTGVDGDAAVWAVGDRDLHSRVLWEEWLTAENVIAMNQRFLGENVRVQGTRFFTKQARIGESVPWHQDIWLWERDASRGIRLHKREHFNCWVALETVDLENGCLHVMPGAHKGDVIEHVQYDGLHPEIPRELLKDKTPEPVPLGPGDAVVWHAHMWHMSPPNPSDRTRWGGVMITFRDEMAEKANQADRGMLIRNGMACSYPGPIR
- a CDS encoding sulfatase encodes the protein MSKKSPNIILINCDDLGYADIGCYGSTLNKTPALDRLAEQGIRFTDFYAAAPVCTPSRAAMLAGAYPRRLNMHAFDVRKIDGSGEVIEKRGVLFPGQAEGLNPQEKTIASVLKGGGYTTKVIGKWHVGDQPEFLPAHYGFDSWFGIPYSNDMGLQTRRPGVAWAEHIEVPLPLMRDSVVVQEQPDQTSITERYTEEAVTFIRENAGRPFFLYFAHTYVHNPLFVPEVFEKQSENGVLGAAVAHIDWSLAMLEYELERCGLTDDTLIIFVSDNGGASKSVNTPLRGFKGSTWEGGQRVNCIMKWPARIPAGTICNEISTMMDFLPTFADITGADIEDGVIRDGHTMLGLMTQEAGASSGYKEFLYFKEGNLDAIRSGDYKLHLHLKELYDLDADIGETDNKYDEVPDVVQKLEDAAELARVDLGDDITGVTGANQRPCGRVENPKPLTTYDPNHPYIVALYDMSE
- a CDS encoding mandelate racemase/muconate lactonizing enzyme family protein; translated protein: MQITDVKTTVLSMPHLSGIQDATIRHLEQGRTQCFVHIVTDEGLEGLGTGGGARAAREIIEGSFKPILVGQDPLNIEQLWDDMFWRIRGVGRKGLAFCALSAVDIALWDLKAKYYQTPLYKLLGPYTDTVPVYGSGGWTHFSVDELIAEQASYVERGMKSVKMKVGKDFGQSEGEDVARLSAVRKALGDDIEILIDANNGYYAKQAIRMAQAFEEYNIGWFEEPVLADDIEGLAAIARATTIPIATGEHEYTKYGFKDLIARGGADIVQPDVGRVGGITEWMKVAHLAHAFNLPVAPHAYQLIHLHLSCATPNLRIVEYLGMVEEADRITYTEFSEPVNGVWSPNPDKPGLGLELDPEAVKQYAV
- a CDS encoding sulfatase, with protein sequence MSKSIDDDLKERPNILIIFTDDQGYADLGCFGNKKNKTPRLDQLAKEGTRFTSFYAQPVCGPSRSALLTGRYPVRSKGWGMPASEITFAELMKPAGYQTACVGKWDVSNRKEIIERMPNAQGFDYYYGTLGANDNGYIKFHENNKAVGETEDMSCTIRLYTDKAIDFLENFRDPNKPFVLYLAHTMLHTIIDASPEFKGKSAGGLYGDVVEELDHETGRLLDKLDTLGLRDNTLVIYTTDNGPWCQSKYYENKKGHPEGSIFWGDPGPLRAGKGSAYEAGSRVPCIVRWPGKVPAGRTSDALWATIDLMPTFTALSGTKPPMDRVIDGIDQTALLLGQAEEGRETFIYDQVGEGDANMGVGIRKENWKLLLPGRKPEQDHRFLMDFGTNGLELYDLDRDIGEKNNVADDHPEVVKELRETLDSFKKGAKE
- a CDS encoding phytanoyl-CoA dioxygenase family protein is translated as MSVSEIIESHVEQMKAEGWCLVEGVIPEDQVDSLCDHVQEGHKNGLKYYEEIGGSLVFQSDAEGKPHRNAVSFIPGLAAYFGDERVVGIAKALLDPHHIRIAQTEFKTRQPGERKMDHRGWHSDFPHDLTDRERAGAFIMPFPNVVAGITALWMLSDFSPENGGTWVVPRSHRDLRNPRSHLDPRNPPEVHDDIPIKQSIPGEIQLEGKAGSVVMIDSRIWHTAGNNPSDEPRVTMLTRYSPWWMNLEFGGRNQAMVPREIYERFPEEVKLLYKHRVEGEANPIQRY
- a CDS encoding phytanoyl-CoA dioxygenase family protein — translated: MSERILTQEQIDIFHRDGFVVVRHLIHEEMVAGLARDYDRATRDEFDVPAWKDRIAPGKTLQLGNPSLRIPGWEGHEYRQRIVQIGKELLGEDIDYRYDQLIYKPPHSQVELLWHQDAGYGWPGEANHRALTCWLALSKATKEMGSLQFIPGSHLNGIAEHISAKHKNPINNALEVIVDESQAVVVEYEPGDATFHHGRTLHYTSGNTTGEPRRGVSTHLWPPVEK
- a CDS encoding phytanoyl-CoA dioxygenase family protein, translating into MSKHLNLDERLRVPYSIGTGIPKGGDAEIEGYVQSLRTQGFCVIERVIPKDQIDAVRESVHRGRELLQQDREAERRKRIEIERQRDPDAEIDDSPERFERWREDPVRPPMAPHAELCDIARCETFAEYLAEPRVLRVARAMLDTHIRILQTEVNKSSRPAKKPLSEQQLKHRGWHSDWPHDLSAYGPNSEHPWKHCGAVTQPFPDVCMALSTVWYLGPEDVTPFNGGTWIVPGSHKDPRNPRGPDDGIDARASIPGEFQVSAPAGSVFMQDTRSWHSTGLNQSEHERTAVVCRYAPWWLSGNEFGNLHSGGHTLRTYVPREVFARFSPELKLLYRHLAEGEEDVLQPENQHKALRARFVDQPELRHPDRIGDNSHIVAGDMSVEEWERSRGESAR